One stretch of Leishmania braziliensis MHOM/BR/75/M2904 complete genome, chromosome 16 DNA includes these proteins:
- a CDS encoding putative metallopeptidase — protein MSARVANSVQQSPGHSHGGLSTPVSGGPQHKLYRSVPIVSDAYWAPDFAHMEAARRQKPWHIDSLFFESVSVSLVATVKMFLHGTRGRPDMSQGRFNWFEVMGLLIGHFNHRELILTDSFSLPVAASEVECNMTEASQIYMANYLEYHRRLGKAEPGCIGWYHTHPGYSCFLSGIDVTTQQGSQRMQDPWVALVIDPVKTLRSGEFSMKAFRTYPEGNLQDQCSQNGSHNAAEGAHPAASSANASASLVYEGYGLPSVSRLKEFGMHAHKYYELPVRIVQSARDAPLWELLQRRFWPLSLSLTFPFAPSTQVCLCSSAELAKVVSALAARTQGPYAHERSPLARGRFPRRGDVESMPLLYQSSKGVRSAQACSGGDGSADAGDAAKLEQRLLAITSDVLSARAESFSLIGASRPVHAELRAAMRAVAAATGSLARGKRHSCTSPGSARNAQKEVSLSSSPTSSHDDSMEEEEA, from the coding sequence ATGTCGGCAAGGGTGGCTAACTCGGTGCAACAGTCGCCTGGACACAGCCATGGGGGCCTCAGCACACCGGTCTCCGGCGGACCACAGCACAAGCTGTACAGGAGCGTTCCTATTGTGTCAGATGCGTATTGGGCGCCGGACTTCGCGCACATGGAAGCTGCTCGACGGCAGAAGCCGTGGCACATCGACTCGCTCTTCTTTGAATCCGTCTCTGTCTCGCTGGTTGCCACAGTGAAGATGTTCCTTCACGGAACGCGTGGGCGCCCTGACATGTCACAGGGCCGCTTCAACTGGTTCGAGGTAATGGGACTCTTGATTGGTCATTTCAACCACCGCGAGCTCATTTTGACCGACAGCTTCAGCTTGCCTGTCGCTGCGTCGGAGGTAGAGTGCAACATGACGGAAGCCTCGCAGATTTACATGGCTAATTACCTCGAgtaccaccgccgcctcggcaAGGCGGAGCCAGGTTGTATTGGGTGGTATCACACCCACCCTGGCTACTCCTGTTTTCTCTCCGGCATTGATGTGACGACGCAGCAGGGCAGCCAGCGGATGCAGGACCCCTGGGTGGCGCTAGTGATCGATCCGGTGAAAACACTGCGAAGTGGTGAGTTCTCCATGAAGGCGTTTCGCACTTATCCTGAGGGGAACCTTCAAGACCAGTGCTCTCAGAATGGGTCTCACAACGCTGCTGAGGGTGCCCACCCTGCTGCATCTTCCGCCAACGCCTCCGCTTCTCTCGTGTATGAAGGGTATGGGCTGCCTTCTGTTAGTCGCTTAAAGGAGTTCGGCATGCATGCGCACAAGTACTACGAGCTGCCCGTACGCATAGTGCAGAGCGCGCGCGATGCGCCACTGTGGGAGCTGCTACAACGACGTTTCTGgcccctctcgctctccctcaccTTCCCGTTCGCGCCGTCGACACAGGTTTGTCTTTGCTCCTCTGCCGAGCTCGCCAAGGTGGTGTCCGCCCTGGCGGCACGGACGCAGGGCCCGTACGCGCATGAGCGGTCCCCGCTGGCACGCGGGCGCTTTCCTCGCAGAGGCGACGTGGAAAGCATGCCGTTGCTTTATCAGTCAAGCAAAGGCGTTAGAAGCGCCCAGgcgtgcagcggtggcgacggcagtgCAGATGCTGGCGATGCGGCAAAATTGGAGCAACGACTTCTCGCGATTACAAGCGATGTACTCAGCGCCAGAGCGGAATCCTTCTCCTTGATCGGTGCTTCGCGCCCCGTGCACGCGGAACTGCGTGCAGCGATGCGCGCTGTTGCCGCGGCTACAGGGTCTCTCGCAAGAGGCAAGAGACACAGCTGCACGTCACCGGGGTCCGCTCGCAACGCGCAAAAAGAGGTGTCCCTCTCGTCTTCGCCCACTTCCAGCCATGATGACTcaatggaggaggaggaggcgtaa
- a CDS encoding putative flagellar calcium-binding protein, whose protein sequence is MEEVYQGCVDILQLDEFTTRLRDIVQRAFSKAKSMGNTADDGQESSDYVELLEFRLMLCYIYDYFELTVMFDEIDTSGNMLVSAKEFKAALPRIGEWGVAIEDPDKIFKEIDTNSTGQVTFDEFAAWATGCKLNTKGDPGNRKK, encoded by the coding sequence ATGGAGGAGGTCTACCAGGGCTGCGTGGATATTCTTCAGCTTGATGAGTTCACAACGCGCCTGCGCGACATCGTGCAGAGAGCCTTCAGCAAGGCCAAAAGCATGGGCAACACCGCTGACGACGGCCAGGAAAGCTCTGACTACGTTGAGCTCTTGGAGTTCCGCCTGATGCTGTGCTACATCTACGACTACTTCGAGCTCACCGTCATGTTCGACGAGATTGACACCTCCGGCAATATGCTGGTGAGCGCGAAAGAGTTCAAGGCTGCCCTGCCGAGAATTGGTGAGTGGGGCGTTGCCATCGAGGATCCAGACAAAATATTCAAGGAGATCGACACGAACAGCACTGGGCAGGTGACATTTGACGAATTCGCTGCGTGGGCCACTGGATGCAAGCTGAACACTAAGGGTGACCCAGGCAACAGAAAGAAATAG
- a CDS encoding putative dynein light chain produces the protein MDTKAKEPEGPCNLEYVRRYTQSLNYPLEKTSDMSEEMRVDCKEIVVNALEKHEDSYELAAKYVKEQMDKKFGPSWHCVIGEGFGFEITYEVKHLMYMFHKGFIAIVVFKGL, from the coding sequence ATGGATACCAAAGCCAAGGAGCCGGAAGGGCCATGTAACCTCGAATATGTGCGTCGCTACACCCAGTCTCTCAACTACCCGCTAGAGAAGACGAGTGACATGTCCGAGGAGATGCGAGTCGACTGCAAAGAGATTGTAGTCAACGCACTGGAGAAACACGAGGACAGCTACGAGCTAGCTGCCAAGTACGTGAAGGAGCAGATGGACAAGAAGTTTGGACCTTCCTGGCATTGCGTCATTGGCGAGGGATTCGGATTTGAGATCACCTACGAGGTGAAGCACCTGATGTACATGTTTCACAAGGGTTTCATTGCGATTGTTGTCTTCAAGGGCCTCTAA
- a CDS encoding sucrose-phosphate synthase-like protein, with protein MQSLCLLLPISVCKRTCISLAIAFSKTATMTKEWLIFALGTNNWQGSEQFAPGSGILHQGQHVAMNMLNSCHCYSIWPSDLQKTPTDRDDYRVYEIPHPIPICESVGPQSSKRWHSMSDEEVTSYCDTLLKECIDFIAYIEKKHGKRIDLFLAHHCFMNPVIMSEINERRVAQGIPQVPLVVFAHGTALKMYENEINKLPEFPMKYYDWIRGTKSIFEGTGHVSGVFAVSAQQKSTFEKLFPLFPIERVAITPCGYNQLVFHPMPGMTREKAFGHMPQVLYDGFDATQLSSMQCNVRPGQCIPNVSAYDRVVVFCGRFAHWKRIDSVLKAASMWEKEDKKILTLIFGAGSQETRKLYVDMAYQDLGLKDTFFLGPQSQPDLANIYTVVDISVFPSHEEPFGLVFIECMGCGTPVIGAKSGGPLDFVSDEVGTLVDEGTNDEVAERVYAAVKQALVEDWKKIKGPQCEQYALKKFSLTTQAELMLRFVESHFTK; from the coding sequence ATGCAGTCACTTTGTCTCCTACTCCCTATCTCGGTTTGCAAAAGGACCTGTATCTCACTGGCCATCGCATTTTCAAAAACAGCAACAATGACCAAGGAGTGGCTGATCTTTGCCTTGGGCACCAATAACTGGCAGGGATCAGAGCAGTTTGCCCCAGGGTCTGGCATTCTTCACCAAGGTCAACATGTGGCCATGAACATGCTGAATAGCTGCCACTGCTACTCAATATGGCCATCTGATCTCCAAAAGACCCCAACGGATCGTGACGACTACCGCGTGTACGAGATTCCTCACCCTATTCCCATCTGTGAAAGTGTCGGACCACAGAGCAGCAAGAGATGGCATTCCATGAGCGATGAGGAGGTGACAAGCTACTGCGACACTCTGCTGAAGGAGTGCATTGATTTCATCGCCTACATTGAGAAGAAGCACGGCAAGCGTATCGACCTCTTTCTTGCTCATCATTGCTTCATGAATCCTGTGATTATGTCCGAGATCAACGAGCGTCGTGTGGCACAGGGGATTCCACAGGTGCCACTTGTGGTTTTTGCGCATGGAACGGCTCTTAAGATGTACGAGAATGAAATCAATAAGCTTCCAGAGTTTCCCATGAAGTACTACGACTGGATTCGTGGCACCAAGAGTATCTTTGAGGGGACTGGTCACGTCTCTGGTGTTTTTGCCGTCTCGGCGCAGCAGAAGAGTACCTTTGAAAAGCtgttcccccttttccccatTGAGCGCGTCGCCATCACACCCTGCGGTTACAACCAGCTGGTGTTTCACCCAATGCCAGGGATGACACGCGAAAAGGCTTTTGGTCACATGCCCCAGGTTCTCTACGACGGATTTGATGCCACCCAGCTTTCATCCATGCAGTGCAATGTGCGTCCTGGTCAGTGCATCCCTAACGTGAGCGCGTACGACAGGGTCGTTGTTTTTTGTGGCCGCTTCGCTCACTGGAAGCGAATCGACTCCGTCCTGAAAGCTGCCAGTATGTGGGAGAAAGAGGACAAGAAGATCCTTACTCTGATCTTTGGTGCCGGGTCCCAAGAAACTCGGAAGCTGTATGTAGATATGGCTTATCAGGATCTGGGGCTGAAAGACACCTTCTTCCTGGGCCCTCAGAGCCAACCTGATCTGGCCAATATCTACACTGTCGTGGATATCTCTGTGTTTCCGAGCCATGAGGAGCCCTTCGGACTGGTGTTCATCGAGTGCATGGGGTGCGGAACACCTGTGATTGGTGCCAAATCCGGTGGACCGCTGGACTTTGTTAGCGACGAGGTTGGTACCTTGGTGGACGAAGGTACAAATGACGAGGTTGCTGAGCGTGTCTATGCTGCGGTGAAGCAGGCGCTCGTGGAGGACTGGAAGAAGATAAAAGGTCCCCAGTGCGAACAGTATGCGCTCAAGAAGTTCAGTCTAACTACACAGGCGGAACTGATGCTTCGATTTGTGGAGAGCCACTTTACCAAGTAA
- a CDS encoding putative flagellar calcium-binding protein: MGCNTSKAAPKSGEDRTAAERKAAWEKIRQSLPRQRTPEDKERHVLLFKKFDNSESGKLTMEEVYQGCVDILQLDEFTTRLRDIVQRAFSKAKSMGNTADDGQESSDYVELLEFRLMLCYIYDYFELTVMFDEIDTSGNMLVSAKEFKAALPRIGEWGVAIEDPDKIFKEIDTNSTGQVTFDEFAAWATGCKLQSDADAMKSE; encoded by the coding sequence ATGGGCTGCAACACTTCCAAGGCTGCTCCGAAGTCTGGAGAGGATAGGACTGCCGCCGAGCGCAAGGCTGCGTGGGAGAAGATCCGCCAGAGCCTACCCCGCCAGAGGACCCCTGAGGACAAGGAGCGCCACGTATTGTTGTTCAAGAAGTTCGATAATAGCGAATCTGGGAAGCTCACAATGGAGGAGGTCTACCAGGGCTGCGTGGATATTCTTCAGCTTGATGAGTTCACAACGCGCCTGCGCGACATCGTGCAGAGAGCCTTCAGCAAGGCCAAAAGCATGGGCAACACCGCTGACGACGGCCAGGAAAGCTCTGACTACGTTGAGCTCTTGGAGTTCCGCCTGATGCTGTGCTACATCTACGACTACTTCGAGCTCACCGTCATGTTCGACGAGATTGACACCTCCGGCAATATGCTGGTGAGCGCGAAAGAGTTCAAGGCTGCCCTGCCGAGAATTGGTGAGTGGGGCGTTGCCATCGAGGATCCAGACAAAATATTCAAGGAGATCGACACGAACAGCACTGGGCAGGTGACATTTGACGAATTCGCTGCGTGGGCCACTGGATGCAAGCTTCAATCTGACGCAGATGCTATGAAGTCCGAGTAG
- a CDS encoding putative protein kinase, with amino-acid sequence MASYSDNVNMPLQRSGEHNEMTPPRANKGNVAHAQPPSGMLDSANTGSSAPPISHQLSLEELPVLAPLSLGQPAPQHAAMQQRMEGTLLDSEASPKYGSSLRVHTPTLTPTLSSVTQGFASGEFPSPYLPHRHSDTYEKLLPPDALGARQLIDYIFTPPSPGRPYSSLCLPSVVDKPSPHEIGWPMPLPAEPVNLRSGRRLVFFGKGQQPRFVLAERRNRFIAVMPRPILSDTSAAVVGAAPELGYTGAGTGYTSYGTVLGYSDDNTKIVWNNRSERFASYVSLSSIQTIHRASAMQCKHCGFVLLKQELREHMSTHKKGSGVEYGVFTDDESLGMLCGDSGLMQNLTSPRRLGKGAQGVVDLMKVAQPTTAEVAQAGPSSAAYRFISEQLSRETRLEKVVLKSMQFSTEAKALDEYQKSVRFMTVMKYPHLVEYLAVQLRPDHRTVCICMPYYEEGDVGAMIRNFRGDHFDESFVCSVGLQLSLALGFLHERNPPIVHGDLKVENVMFYNHKQQIVLMDLDGSREVLGGCQEAVQSSLGTAAYMAPETLKVERLMPSSDMWSLGVLLYVLTVLPDFPMILNPNTQNLDLLNADCWATKEDLCVMESYFSALSGGCSRVSSVAAGGGNSGITLGECVRVNVTRKGYTPELAQLIVDLLSYNPLKRPTADTVGSRLAAIMTDYLLQI; translated from the coding sequence ATGGCGTCTTATTCGGACAACGTCAACATGCCCCTCCAGCGGTCCGGCGAACACAATGAGATGACACCGCCTAGGGCTAACAAGGGCAATGTCGCGCACGCCCAGCCGCCGTCGGGGATGCTTGATAGCGCGAACACCGGCTCGTCGGCGCCACCGATTTCGCACCAACTTTCTCTGGAGGAGCTTCCTGTATTGGCACCGCTGTCATTGGGCCAACCCGCTCCGCAACACGCCGCGATGCAACAGCGCATGGAGGGCACACTTTTAGATTCAGAGGCTTCTCCAAAGTACGGCTCGTCGCTCAGGGTTCACACCCCCACCTTGACTCCGACCTTGTCCTCCGTCACGCAGGGGTTCGCTTCAGGGGAATTCCCGTCGCCATACTTGCCACACCGGCACAGCGACACTTACGAGAAGCTGCTGCCACCCGATGCCCTCGGCGCTCGGCAGCTCATCGACTATatcttcacccctccctcccctggGCGCCCATACAGTTCTCTGTGTCTGCCCTCCGTTGTGGACAAACCCTCCCCGCATGAGATAGGCTGGCCGATGCCGTTGCCTGCCGAGCCAGTGAACTTAAGGTCAGGGCGGCGTCTTGTCTTCTTTGGCAAGGGCCAGCAACCCCGATTTGTGTTGGCGGAGCGAAGGAACCGCTTCATTGCAGTGATGCCTAGACCAATCCTATCCGACACATCTGCAGCAGTCGTTGGTGCCGCACCTGAGCTCGGGTACACTGGCGCAGGTACTGGCTACACGTCCTACGGTACGGTGCTAGGCTACTCCGATGATAACACGAAGATTGTGTGGAACAATCGGTCGGAGCGGTTTGCCAGCTACGTGTCGCTCTCCAGTATCCAGACGATCCATCGTGCCTCCGCCATGCAGTGCAAGCACTGCGGGTTTGTGCTGCTCAAGCAAGAGCTTCGGGAGCACATGAGCACGCACAAGAAAGGCTCCGGCGTTGAATACGGTGTCTTCACGGACGATGAGTCGCTCGGTATGCTGTGCGGTGATTCGGGGCTCATGCAGAATCTGACCTCTCCGCGCCGGCTGGGTAAGGGCGCGCAGGGTGTTGTGGACCTGATGAAGGTGGCACAGCCAACGACGGCGGAGGTCGCGCAGGCTGGCCCATCGAGCGCGGCATACCGCTTCATCAGCGAGCAGCTTTCTCGCGAGACTCGActggagaaggtggtgctGAAGTCGATGCAGTTCAGCACCGAGGCGAAGGCCCTGGATGAGTACCAGAAGTCTGTCCGCTTCATGACGGTAATGAAGTATCCTCACCTCGTCGAGTACCTAGCCGTGCAGCTGAGACCAGATCACCGCACTGTCTGCATTTGTATGCCCTATTATGAAGAGGGAGACGTGGGGGCGATGATCCGCAACTTCCGTGGAGACCACTTCGACGAGAGCTTCGTCTGCTCGGTTGGCCTCCAGCTTTCTCTCGCCCTTGGCTTCCTGCACGAGCGCAACCCGCCGATCGTCCACGGTGACTTGAAGGTGGAAAACGTCATGTTTTACAACCATAAGCAGCAGATTGTGCTGATGGACCTGGATGGTAGTCGCGAGGTACTGGGTGGATGCCAAGAGGCGGTGCAGTCGTCCCTGGGTACCGCCGCGTACATGGCACCAGAGACGCTAAAGGTAGAGCGACTCATGCCTTCGTCCGACATGTGGAGCCTGGGTGTGCTTCTCTATGTCCTCACCGTGCTTCCGGACTTTCCGATGATTTTGAATCCCAACACCCAAAACCTTGACCTGCTCAACGCGGACTGCTGGGCCACCAAGGAGGACCTGTGCGTAATGGAGTCCTACTTCAGCGCCCTGAGCGGTGGTTGCTCTAGGGTTTCGTCCGTTGCGGCCGGCGGTGGCAACAGTGGTATCACCTTGGGAGAGTGTGTGCGGGTAAATGTCACACGTAAAGGGTACACCCCGGAGTTAGCGCAGCTTATTGTGGATTTGCTTTCCTACAACCCGCTGAAGCGGCCCACAGCAGACACGGTGGGGAGTCGCCTGGCAGCGATCATGACGGACTACCTGCTGCAAATCTAG